Genomic window (Phragmites australis chromosome 5, lpPhrAust1.1, whole genome shotgun sequence):
ccatacgacctcggaaggacacttcacaccaccgggtggaggcactcgaggttattcctggtttattcgtcgttcattggttttttcatacctttcctttgcattattgtaacattagggtgaatatattgtaggcccagttggaacaagagaggaggatacgggagcaaatgcaggcgacgatggagagggtggaggccgagcgggaggccgagcagcggaggatggtggagattcttcagtacatgcaaagtcTTGGCGCCGCTACGAGTGTAGCTCCGCCACCTTCactattcgctccacctccacctccacctcctcactattctactcctgtgagtataaatgttttagtttgtatgttcatgcttacggtcaaacctagtggagtatgaaagttttattcatgtatggtatatatttatcttgtctcacacatgcaatctcttctcctttgtgcagaatcaatcggcggcatcgaacgatcctcatgcttcagcgaatccttcaccaaatcagtctcattgaccatcttggtgatgatacttgtggttgttaatggtacttctatttgcaattatggttgtagatgatggagcacttggattacttgtgaacttatttgtgatatattgtgagacatgtgacgtttgtgatatatatgtggtgttggtgttatatatgtgatgttggtgatgtttgttatatatatatatatcttctgtttgtttggatgggatgtaaaaaacaaataaaaaaggctgttttcagtcactttgccgagtgcaatggccatgacactcggcaaagtgacaacatgctttgccgagtgcaaaggccattgcagtcggcaaacatcacagatttgccgagagccacggtccaggcactcggcaaagatggcctgtttgccgagtgtcctcccgGTGGCACTCAGCACagacgccacctttgccgagtgtttgattcactggcgctcggcaaagcggagacctttgccgagtgtcagattagcactcggcaaagcctttgccgagtgcccgataaagtgcactcggcaaagagatCTTTGCCAACAAACTgtttaccgagcgccctttgccgagtgtatatcgtcctttgctgagtgcctgaggcactcggcaaagaagctgtctccggttGTGAATGGGATAGCGAAGCGCTGGCTGCTTGCGATATGGTGCTGTAGAAGAGCAGCAGTCGCAACAGCGGACGCCGACGCGCGCTCGTTGCTGGTCCGTGGCGGGATCAACGACTATGAGAGGGGGTTCGACGAGATGGACACCTGGGTGACATATGTGGCGGCCATGGCTTTGTGTGAATGGGATCGAATGAAATGAATGAATGTCTTATTCATGTAACATGAAAGAACATATATGGAAGAAAATTAATCGATCTCAAAATTAAGGAACAAATAAATCAATCCTTAATACGTTACCTACTATATGCACGAAATTACTAACGCGTCATTACTTTTTCTTCACATAATAACATCAATCTGCTAATACTAGTCACAGATAATAATAGATTAGTGGTGGGAGTTTTCACTAGTATAAAGTACCTATAAATCATTAGATGGAAAGAAATGGAGGGCTCATATTGATTTGAGGGTACTGTAAAGGTCCTAAAAAGAGAGAGGTCTTTTCTTTTCTGGTGACTATGTCCACGTGAAATGATTTTGGATAGATTGGCAAGAAACCAAACATTCAAATTGATTTCAGTACATCCAATCAATCCTAATGCAATAACCACATGTGGCGGAGAAACATGTGCGCATATGATTCCCACAAGCTGTGTCTAGCGGTTGCGAGGACGAACTCATCAAGTGGGACCACAAAAGCTGCGATGGTCCAACACTTCTCGTCCAAAAATATGGCATGCCTTCTGATtttactccctctgattgcaaatgtagatcgttttagcttcatcaactattctttaaatatagatcattctcgaacttctatgcacttttttctcttttatttctttctttcttacttttatttaataaatgttatcactcttacaaataaataagttatcttttctaatacaaaataaataaaggacaaTAAGATCGttcgatctactttcttaatctttgtgcataagtctaaaacgacctatatttgtaatcggagggagtaaGTGTTAGGGAACTCTTAATCAATTTCTGTACCACTTCACTGTAACGAGATACAGTATCTCTTTTGATGCTATGCAGCATTTTAAAATGCCTGTTTTGTCCTGCGTTGTCGTGATGCATGAATTCAGTTTTGATTTGTGTTTCCCGTGCAATGGGCTCAAATATTGCGCTCTGGCCTATGGGCTCCTCCATTTCTGGTTGGTCTGCTACAACCAATGTGATTGTGATGATGCGTGCTTAATGAGGGCGGAGCTTCTTGATGGCCGAAGGGGCCATGGCCCCTCCTACTACTATAAATTGCTTAGgtaaaaaaatagttataatCACTTGCTCACAAACAAAAGCACTAAATAAATCATGTATCTATAAGCTTGGCCCCCTCTACAAATTTGTTTAAGCTCCGTCACTTCTTACTGCTTTTtttaatgaaggaataaattTATTCTGGCCTCTCCGTCTTGTTCCTTTatcttcatcttttttttattttaggaaAACTTCATCTTTAACCGTCCCATCTGGTAGACCTCCAGCACCAGCAGGGGCCCAGAGAGGTCAGCTATACACGCAAGAGAAAAGGGGACTGAAAAAAATGTTTGGTGAGCATGCATACTGGGGACACCGATGATCCAAATGCGCCAGCAACATCAATCATCATGCAGACATCCTGTTCAACACCGAGTTCCAGAACTGAAAGATACCCATCTATGCATAGATGGCAACTACCAACTCGATCAGCTGATGCCTGCCACACTAGGAACAAGCAACATACGATATCGGCACGAGAGAAAACTTTATGGAACAGCGAGCGCACGTCCAATGATCAGAGCTCAGGCTACCACTAGCTAGGCGAGCAACCCAAGCGAGCTCGGTGCTGGAACCTTTGCATGCTCTGTACGTGTCACCAACGCCACGCCGCGTGTGACAATGCTCAGCTCAGAATGGTGGGGCGGACTGACGGGTACACGACGACGAGGGCGGTGCGTGCGAGACAGCCAAGCCCAAGCGGCGGCATGCAGCGAGCGTCGGTGGTGGTGCTCAGACGCGCGAGCAGTGGCGCGCAGGGACGCGGCCCCTGGAAAATCGTGGTGATGGACTGGTGGATGTTCTCGCGCCACCGCGCGTGTAACGTGCCGGGTATCCAAAACGGCTTCTACGCGCGGGTGATGGCATTGCAGTAGCTGCCTTCGGCTCAAGCTGCTAACTCTGACATGCATTAGGTAGCCTTCTTCCATTTGGAATTCTGGATCGGCCATAATTCAGAAGTCGAGCGTTCAGTTGACATCCATACATGCATAAGTAGTGCTACTAGTAATACTTCCCATGAAGTTACAGAGCATAATGTTTAGAGACTAGCTAGATTCTTGGTGTTAGTTACACCAAGGACATAGAACATGGGCCATCCACAATGAGAGGATGGTTACATGCAAGTTCTTTTGTCATTTTATTTTCTACGGGCCAGACAGTCGCCTGCCCGCCCGGCACGTCTCTAAACCAGAACACCGAAAAGGCCCAGGCCCGATGGCTAAACATGCGCCGGGGCCTTTGCCTTCTCGTCGCCCCTGTCGAGCTTGATGCCCTTGTACCACACCGCGCAGGCGATGTACACAGCGAGGTCCACGAGCGAGagcgcggcgaggaggaagtAGAACCTGTCGAGGTGGCCGGAGTTGAGGTTGCCCGGGATCCACCCTGGCCGCTTCTCCCCGGCGGTGAGGCTGGTGACCACGCTCACCAGCATGATGCTAACGTAGTTCCCGAGCGAGATGGACGCCATGCACAGCGCGCTGCCGAAGCTCTTCACGCCGTCGGGCGCCTGCCCGTTGAAGAACTCCAGCTGCCCCACGTACATGAACACCTCCGACGCCCCGATCAGCGCGTACTGCGGCACCTGCCACAGCACGCTTAGGGAGCTCGGTTGGTCCGGGGCCGCCACACGTTTCAGCCTCTCGACCTCGACCACGCCCGCCACCACCATGGCCGCCATTCCGATCACGAGCCCGACGCCCATGCGCTGCAGCTCGGTCAACCCCTGCGGGTTGCCAGACAGTCGCGACATGACGGGCACCAGCACGCGCCGGTAGATGGCGATGAAAGCCAGCACGCTGAGGATGTCGAACAGAGACATGCTAGCGGCGGGGATGTGGAACGAGCCGATGTTGGTGTTCATGGTGGCGCCCTGCTCCACGAACAGCGACGCCATCTGGGTGAACACCACCGAGTACACGATCGTGCACAGCCAGATGGGCAGCATCTTGAGGACGCACTTCACCTCCTCGACCTGCGTCACCGTGCAGAGCCTCCACGGGTTCTTCATGTTCTCCAGCTCGCCGTACTCCTCCTCGGTGATCGTAGCCGCCTTGTCGAGAAACCTGAGCCCGTCGCTGTGAAGGATCTTGCGCATGCCCGAAATTTTAGGGTCCTCTCCTTCCACCTCGTGGAGGAGCTCGCCTCGTGGCACCTCGGCGTGCCACTTGCGGAACGCGGCGACGAACACCTGCGCGATGCGGGTCAGCGGGTTGCCGGTCGACTTGAAGTGCCGGTAGTTGGGCGTGCCGAGCAAGAAGAGCACGAGCGCCAgccccgcggcggccgccgagACCCAGAACCCCATGACCCAGCGCCCCGAGTCCTCGTAGTACACCAGCACCGTGTTGGAGAACAGGGACCCCACGTTGAGCGCCAGGTAGAAGTAGCTGAAGAAGGCGACCTTGGAGCGCGCCTCCTTGGGGTCGGTCTCGTCGAACTGGTCCGACCCGAACGTCGCGATGGAAGGCTGGTACCCTCCGTTGCCGAACGCGATCATGTATGTGGACAGGTAGAACAGCGCGATGCCGGGCGCCGACGGCTCGTCGCAGCGCGCCTTGACGGCGCCGCAGCCGGAGGGTTTCACCAGCAAGAACCATGATGCCAGCGACAGTGTCACAAGGCCCTGCTCAAGAGCAAACACAATCAAGTAACATCACTGCAACAACACAAAAGGAGGAACCTTCACTGATCAGTGTCTGAAAATGATCGCACCGTCACGTAGATGATCTGAAAGATGGCGCATGTGATGTATCGGCCCCAGTAGGAGTCGCTGAGGAACGCGCCGATGAGCGAGAAGATGTAGACCGTGCCAGTCCACTTGCTGATGTTGTTGGCCGCCTCGGCGTTGTCCTGGTGGAGCACCCGCCGCAGGAACACCACAAGATTCACCCCGACGCCGAAGAAGGCGCACGTCACGAGCCCGTAGTTGGCTGCATCAAGAATAGGTGCTAATCGAGTCAATCTCAATCCAACTTTTAGTTTTCTACCGGTTTGAGCAGAACATTATCAATCAGATTCAGGTGGCTTATAGGGCTGAAGGTAAATAAGTAATGCGCCACAAGATTAAACATAGTCAGTCTTTTGAGTTGTGAAGTCAGGCTTGGAATATACAGAGTAACAAGTGTTACTGGCGCTCAAGCAGAGTAAACGGATAACGGCAAAAACGTAGTGGGAAACCTGAAGAGTACAGAAATTGCTTTCCACTGGTGGAGCAACCCTCACTTTGGAGTTTTGGTCTGCCATTCAACTGAAGTGTTCTTGTTGAAGGTCCAGTTTGGAGTTTAAAACTGCGTTCAACTCAGGCAGTCGTGGGAATATGCTTGCAAATGACAGGGCATACCGTGATGAATTATACTACAGATTTGATGGTTCTGTTCCAGGTCAATTTACAAAATGAAATCTATATAACAATCATGTACAGAGGGCATCATACTGGGAATCAAGAGAAGTACTTTCATCACTAGTTTGTCTTTATTTACACGACTGTTCTGGATGTTAACAACAAAATAACAAGGTAAACCATAAATTTTACCTAGCAACAGGATAGCAGATCTCCATTTCCCAGTGGTTGCTTTGATAGCTGGGTTTCCTCGTCTGTCCATTGACCCATCTTCGGTGATGCGAGATACCCATTTCGAATCGACAGTGGCGGGATCCATCACCTTGTTCAATGAGCTTTCTGAACCTTGACCCTCAGACTGCTTCAGTGGTTCAGAAAATAAACCAGAAATCAGTAACAAGGAATTTCAGTCACATTTTCTTTTGGTTCTTTATAATTTGTGAACTTTAGAGTATTGTTTACTACAGTCACATACCCATATGGGCTGCAGTTGTTTGTCTGTCTTATTTATGTATTCTGGGGACTGCTATTATGTAGCACAATACATACTTTGACTACGGATTTTATCATGTTGTCTCCTGCCGTTTGAACTTGAAGTCCAAATATACTTGTTTTTGAAcagtatgttttttttttcttgttaatgTTACGCTGGAGCGTGCAACAATAGATTTAGCAGAGCCTGTGTACTGCTGAATATATGTGTCTTTTACAGTATACCTTGTTTGCTTAATATTCACTTCTACAGATtcttcaagaaattcttcaGTCTTTCTCTATGGAAGCCGTTGCAAGATTGTACTGCCAGCAAGATTCAGCCTGTGATCGATATACTCGTGTTAGGGATTATGAATCAACCATACATGAATTGTAAAAGCTTAACAACCGGACAGTTAGCATGCAAATTTTTGCTTTTTGTCCCTCATGTACCAACTTATTCCTAGTGTTAAACCAAGTAGCTTAGGATCGTCATGCCCTTCAAAAGAAAGTATAGTGGAGACGGTCATGCACCGTCACAGGTATTCACTATCGCAATCTGGTCTGTGTGTTCGTGTAAACCATGCAAAGGTGGCTTCACACCAATAATTTCAGAAATATTGtgcacaacaacaaaaaacagTTCTATAGCTGTACCACTACAGCAAAATCAATCCAGCGTGTCTCGTTGAGTTCCGTACTATAATCTTGCGCTTCCAGAGGTACACAATTTGTTCTTGCGCGtaaatacatacacatatatacctTCGTTGATGAACCACCGGTTCTTGGGCGCGGCTCCTCCTCCGGCGAGGGCCCGAGGGGGACGACAGGCACGTCAGGAGCGAGACCACCGGAGCCAGCACCTCTACCTCGGACACCAGGACGACGCCGGACAGGCCTCCAGTCATTTACCGGAGCAAACGGCACGAGCGAATGGCCGCGACCGGCGAGCAGCacggcctctctctctctctctctctctctctctctctctcaacaagCAGCCGATACGTGCAGTGCAGTGGTGGCCAAGGCAGACGATCGATGATCTCTCTACCGGCGGCAATGCAGACGGCGAGGGGACCGGATAGTCGGATAGGTGCGGCGTATGAGGGTGCGCGGCCGCCGTGTATTTATGAACGTCGGGAGCCGGAGCGGGGCAGTACGACGAGCGAGTGGCGAGTGTTGGAGGCAGGTTTCGTTTTCTCCTGCGGGGAAAGCGAGCCGGCCGAACCATGTGGCAGTGTGCATGAGCCGAGCCAGCTGTCCTTTTGACCCCTTTCCCTAGAAAGGCGGAGATCGTGTGAGCCGGGGCTCGTCACTGCCTAGCCCATCAAATCTTGGGGAAAATATCTTCGCACTCCCTTTGCTTTTGCTGAGTGTGAAATTAAAGGCTATTTGTTAGAGTTTTGATTTTACGTTGAGAGTGATTTTATGTGAAAATAGAGTGGAAGTGATTTTACAGTAGAAgtgattttatttataaaatcgtTTGATATGTTAGTAGTGAAAAATAGAGTGGAAGTGATTTTACAGTAGAAgtgattttatttataaaatcgtTTGATATGTTAGTAGTGAAAGTGATTCTTGAGATAATATTATGTTAAAATTAAGAAGAATCAGTTGAGAATTAGGTGAAAGTTAGATTTTTTACTCTCATCTTACCATATAAATCGTGAAGTGATTTCTGCGCAGAATTCACTTTCAGACAGAATGTTTAGCAACACGGGAGCTAATTCACACACGAAATCACTTCACGTATTGTAACCAAACGGGACCTAACATTTTTTCCCCGTTGAGTTGATCTAACCCAGTCTCGTGAGTCGTCAGAAGAAGGCCGAGACTGTACGTAAGTAGCTAAACACGTGAAAATTAAGGTGATCTAGATGCATCCCCTGACTAATGATATACTCCTAGGCAAGAAAATTAGAGGGCGTCGATGTGGATGTTTGGTGCGATGTACCATCAGTCCATCAGGATCCATCAACGGTCTGTTTGCGGTTGGTGTGATGTGTTGTGTAATATAATTATAGAGGAATATTTGTTGTTTCAAGTATGATTGTTTATGTtataaatctaaaaaataattcaatttaCTGGGTTtgttaaaaacttttttttaacatgtgaGGTCATCTTCTTATTAATACAACGGGCTGCTTTTCTGATAATTTCATTCAAAACAATACTTCAAACTAAAAATTacatcaaaaaataaaaataaataaccaACTTTGAAAAGCTACTGCAGATAGGTAGTAGTTCGATGACAAAACCTCTAAGATAAAAGTAAGTCGATAGAGGTTCGAGTCCCCATCCAATATACCCTATGGAGACGTACAATGAACATTGGGTATAAAGGGACATGGTCTTAAAAAAAGCTTTGAAAAACCACTGCAACAACAAACCGAGCCTGAGTCTGAGTGGCATTTGCGACCTAACTGATGCCGCTGCACGCGAATGCAGTCTCGCTTTATTTAGCTCGTTGTTTGCTCCTCGTGACGTCTGAAAATTAAGGTAGTACAGTACAGCGTCCTGTCAAATTATGATTCTAGACTTCTAAGTCCTTGGTTAGATCCGAAGTCATATCAGCGTATgggtatttttttaatatattagtTGAATGTTTTGCGTTGTAaaagttttaaaatataatgTAAAAAATAGTTTACATATTTTGCATCATGATCTGTTGTCGAGTTGTGGCATGtatctgaaaaaatatattaactcATGCTTAAGTAGAAGAATAGAAAGTATGCCCATTGCATATTAATTTTATGGGTTGTTACTCTTGCCCTACCAGTGAGCCTGTGCAaacgaaaaaaattattagatgtATCATATCAAAGATAAGTGAAATATAGCTAGCAGACACAAATCGATAaataagtaataaaatatcttaatatttttaatataagaACTACTGAACCCAAAAAAGGAATAATTCAATGAAAGCTGTGATTATCCCTCTCCATAGTACATTAACAAGGCGTCTATGGGGTGCTCGAGTCGACACAAACATAACTGGACCTGAAAAATCATCGCCACTAGCAGCCAACAGAGGACAATCCACAGATGTGTAGACCGAGACTGTAACATCCTAaatttagcatattaattaatagaaaatttcagtgcaaatttaaaattttatagtaaattaaaacaaataaaatcaagaaaatatgtatatgaatatatatactagtattaattggctaagtattccaaaatacGCCAAATTTATTTTAAGGTAATCCCTACCTTAAGTTGATTCATATGCATTTGGTTTATAGATTTTTTATacttctttgagtggagatttgactTGAATGTCtcccaattcaaatattttattagatTCTTTCCAACTCGgacccaatttgaattcaaatcctttgattcaaatcatcttcaaaaagCTCGAGAGCCAAGCCCaaataataattcaaatatatttaatt
Coding sequences:
- the LOC133919668 gene encoding protein NRT1/ PTR FAMILY 7.3-like, with translation MDPATVDSKWVSRITEDGSMDRRGNPAIKATTGKWRSAILLLANYGLVTCAFFGVGVNLVVFLRRVLHQDNAEAANNISKWTGTVYIFSLIGAFLSDSYWGRYITCAIFQIIYVTGLVTLSLASWFLLVKPSGCGAVKARCDEPSAPGIALFYLSTYMIAFGNGGYQPSIATFGSDQFDETDPKEARSKVAFFSYFYLALNVGSLFSNTVLVYYEDSGRWVMGFWVSAAAAGLALVLFLLGTPNYRHFKSTGNPLTRIAQVFVAAFRKWHAEVPRGELLHEVEGEDPKISGMRKILHSDGLRFLDKAATITEEEYGELENMKNPWRLCTVTQVEEVKCVLKMLPIWLCTIVYSVVFTQMASLFVEQGATMNTNIGSFHIPAASMSLFDILSVLAFIAIYRRVLVPVMSRLSGNPQGLTELQRMGVGLVIGMAAMVVAGVVEVERLKRVAAPDQPSSLSVLWQVPQYALIGASEVFMYVGQLEFFNGQAPDGVKSFGSALCMASISLGNYVSIMLVSVVTSLTAGEKRPGWIPGNLNSGHLDRFYFLLAALSLVDLAVYIACAVWYKGIKLDRGDEKAKAPAHV